A region of the Pseudoprevotella muciniphila genome:
GCACAATTCTTCGGAGGTACATCATTGCTCATTCTCGTAGGTGTAGTAATCGACACCTTGCAGCAGATAGAAAGCTATATGATGGTTCGTCACTACGACGGTTTGTTGAATTCAGGACCGCAAAGATCCCGTTCAAGGGTGAAAGCATACTGATAGTTCGGATGATCTACCTCAAAACGGATGATGAAATAGAGTTGCTGCGAAAAGCCAACTTGTTGGTTGCAGCAACATTAGCAGAAATAGCAAAAATTGTTCGGCCGGGTGTAACAACCCGAGAAATTGATACACTCGCCGAGCAGTTTATTCGCGACAACGGAGCCGTTCCCACGTTCAAGGGGTTCCCTAATCCCTACGGACCAGAATTTCCCGGTGCAGTATGCACATCAGTCAACGATGTCGTTGTACATGGCATACCTGACGACACTCCGCTAAAAGAAGGAGACTTAGTCTCAGTCGACTGCGGTACGAAGATAGACGGATTTTGTGGAGACTCCTGCTACACATTTTGCGTAGGAGAAGTCAGAGAGGAAGTAAAGCAATTACTTCGTGTAACTAAAGAATCCCTCTATAAGGGCATTGAACAAGCAGTGCCAGGTCATCGCATCGGCGACATAGGTTCGGCAGTTCAGCAGCATGTGGAAGCATACGGCTACGGAGTGGTGAGAGAAATGACAGGCCATGGCATAGGCAGAGAAATGCACGAAGAACCATACGTTCCAAACTATGGTCGCAGAGGAAATGGCAAAGCGTTGAAAAATGGTATGTGCATAGCCATCGAGCCCATGATAACCATGGGATCAAGAGAAATCTTCTTGCTTGAAGACAGGTGGAGCATTGCCACTCAAGACAAATTGCCAGCGGCCCATTTCGAACACACTATCGCTATCCATCATGGTAAGCCTGACATACTTTCATCATTCGAAGAAGTAGAAAAAATAGAACAACAGCAACATTGATATATGGCAAAACAAGCAGCAATAGAACAGGACGGGACCATCGTTGAAGCACTCAGCAATGCTATGTTCCGTGTAGAATTGCAAAACGGCATCGAAATTATCGCGCATATCAGCGGTAAAATGCGTATGCACTACATCAAAATCCTCCCCGGAGACAAGGTTAAGGTGGAA
Encoded here:
- the map gene encoding type I methionyl aminopeptidase, whose protein sequence is MIYLKTDDEIELLRKANLLVAATLAEIAKIVRPGVTTREIDTLAEQFIRDNGAVPTFKGFPNPYGPEFPGAVCTSVNDVVVHGIPDDTPLKEGDLVSVDCGTKIDGFCGDSCYTFCVGEVREEVKQLLRVTKESLYKGIEQAVPGHRIGDIGSAVQQHVEAYGYGVVREMTGHGIGREMHEEPYVPNYGRRGNGKALKNGMCIAIEPMITMGSREIFLLEDRWSIATQDKLPAAHFEHTIAIHHGKPDILSSFEEVEKIEQQQH
- the infA gene encoding translation initiation factor IF-1, translating into MAKQAAIEQDGTIVEALSNAMFRVELQNGIEIIAHISGKMRMHYIKILPGDKVKVEMSPYDLTKGRIVFRYK